The Streptomyces sp. B3I8 nucleotide sequence GCCGTGCACGCGGTAGCCGTACCGCTGCCCCGGCATGATGCCCGGCAGATAGGCGTGCCGGACGAACGCGTCGGTCTCGCGCATCTCCACCGCGGTCTCGGAACCGTCGTCGTGCAGCAGACACAGCTCGATGCGGTGGGCGGCCTCCGAGAAGACCGCGAAGTTGGTGCCGGCGCCGTCGTACGTGGCGCCGAGGGGATACGCCTCTCCAGGCCAGACCTGCATGGACACATCTCTTCCAGTAGTTCCGAACCCCGAGGGGCGACGACAGGTCGAGTTTCCCCGAAAAGGGGGGAACCACCCATGACTTACGTCCCTCTTACCCGGCGACCAGTGCGTACGCCGCCTATGGAGTACGCCGAACCAGTGGGGAATCAACACTGTCTTCCCGGATGCCCGGGGGAGCAGGGGGAAACGTGCGCAGAAAAGTGCACCGCCATCTGGGGAAGGTGGTGGCGGGCGCGGCGATCGCTGTGGCGGGGACGGCGGCGATGCTCGCCGTCACACTGCCCGGATCGGCGGGAGCGTCCGGCAATGGGAACGGGAACGGGTCCGGCACCGCGAGCGGCTCGGCGGCCCGGGCGGGCGCGGCCGGTGACGCCGCCGCCGTACCGCCCGGCGTCGTCGAGGAGCCGCCCGCCGTGGGGAAGAAGGGCGTCGGCAGCGACCCGCTCACCGACGACGAGACCGCCAGGGTGGTGAAGATCGCCGCCGGCCCGCAGGCCCTTGCCCGTACCGAGAACGTCGAGGGCGACAAGGGCCCGGAGCGGCTGAGCGTGGCACTCGCCGAGCCCGACGAGGACGAACTCGACGTCACCTCGGCGCCCCGCCGCGCGGACGTCACGTACTACGACTACAAGAACGACACCCTCGTCACCAAGACCGTCAACCTCGACACCGGCAAGGTCGAGGACACCGGCACCCAGCACGGCGTCCAGCCGCCGCTCAGCCACGACGAGACGGTGGAGGCGGCCCGGCTGCTGATCGCCGACCCGCTCGGCGCCGGGCTCAGGGCCGACTACAAGGACGCCACCGGCAAGAAGCTGGCCTCGCCGGACCAGCTCCGGCTGGACAGCATGGTCTACCGCGCCTCGTCCGGCGCCCAGCCGGCCGCGCTCGACAAGTGCGGCGAGCACCGCTGTGTGCGGCTCTTCCCGAAGGTGAAGAACGGCCCGTGGATCGACAGCCGCGACCTGATCATCGACCTCAGCGCCCGCAAGGTCGCCAAGCTGCACTGACCGGGGCCGGCCCGATCAGGCCCGCCCCTCCCGCGTTCTTCGTTCTTCCCTGCTCTCGGCAAGGAGTCTCTTCGTCATGCGTGTGAACAGAATCAGCGGTGCCCGCAGGCGGGCCGCCGTCGGCCTGTCGGTGGCCGCCCTCGCCGCCGGCTGGACGTCGGCCGCCGGACCCGCCTCCGCGGAGCCCGCCGCACAGCCCAAGGCTGCCCCCGCTGCGGCCGAGCCCGACTGCAGCGCCGCCTACCGGATCGAACAGAAGCTCTCCACCGGGACCACCTGGCGGATGTGCTGGAGCTACGAGGCCGAGGCAGGACTCGTCCTGTCCGACGTCTCCTACCAGCCCCCCGGCGAGAGCGCCCCCATCAAGGTGCTCTCCACCGCCAAGCTCGCCCAGATCCACGTCCCCTACGACAACGGCTCCGCCGAGTACAGCGACCTCACCGGCGCCGGCTTCGGCCAGGGGCTGATGGAGATGGCGCCCGGGGAGTGCCCCGGCGGCACCATCAAGAGCGTCAAGGTGCCCGAGGCCTGGGACCCCGAGCACGAGAACGTCAAGGGCCTGTGCACCACCACCCGCGCCCGCGGCCACGCCTACCGCATGGAGGCCGACACCGGGAACAAGGTGTTCCAGGAACAGGGCAAGGACCTGCTCGTCTACACCGTCAACCAGACCGGCTGGTACGAGTACATCACTGAGTGGCGGTTCCAGGACGACGGCACCATCCACATGAACGTCGGCGCCACCGGCACCCTCGCGCCCGGCGACTACAACGCCACCGACGGCCGCGGCTGGCCGCTCGGCAAGGGCGCCCGCGCCTACGCCACCAGCCACAGCCACAACGTCTTCTGGCGGCTCAACTTCGCCCTCGACGGCTCCTCCAAGGCCAAGGTCGAGCAGTACGACTCCAAGGTCACCGCGGCCGCCAACGGCAACGAGGGCCCCACCAACAAGACCACCCGCACCAAGGTCACCAAGGAACTCGCGGGCGACGCCGCCAACATGCGCTGGTGGCGCGTGGTCAGCGAGAGCGGCAAGAACAAGGACCAGCACGCGCGCAGCTACGAGATCGTCCCCGGACCCAGCGCCAAGTACCCGGGCCGCAGCTACACCAAGCACGACATCTACTTCACCCAGTACAAGAAGTGCGAGCAGTTCGCCAGCGACAACCTGCGCAACTGTGGGTCGGGCGCGGGGAAGTCGGTCGACAAGTGGGCCAACGGCGAGACCCTCAAGCACCCCGTCGTCTGGGTCAACGTCGGCTTCCACCACATCGCCCGCGACGAGGACCAGCAGCCCATGCCCGTGCACTGGCAGGGCTTCTCGCTCGCACCGCGCGACGTGACGGCCATGAATCCGCTCACACCCGCCGAACTCGCGGACCAGAACGGCGATTACGACTCGGGTAGTTGAGGAACGAACCCTGTCCATCCGGCTGCACCGCCGACCGCTCCCGGAGTACCCTTCCTTGATCGTTGGGACGGGTTGTTCACGGGGGAACGGAAGGCGGTGCACGGGTGGGCTCGGGAGGGCTGGAGCTGCCTCCTGGTGACGAGGGTCACGAGGAACGGGGTGGCAACTCCGCGGACGTCCCACCCGGCGCGGTGTCGCTGGCCCGGCCGATGGAGCGCGGCTCCATCGGCCCGGAACTGGACTGGAACGCCGACGCCTGGCACGAGGTGCGCACCCGCGCCCAGCGGGCGGGCCGCGCGTACATCTGGCTGAATCTGGTCGAGCAGCGGCTGCGCGCGGTCGTGGCCGCCGTCCTGCGCCCGATCTACGAACCCGTCCACGGCGACGACTGGGTCGTCGCCGCGGCCGGGCCGGCCGGCCAGGAGTGGGTGCAACGGGCCGTCGCCGTACGAGAGGTGAGCCGCCGCAAGGGCTATCTGCTCGACCCGGCCGACGACAACGTGCTCAGCTTCCTCACCCTGCCCCAGCTCCGCGAGCTGATGGTGCAGCATTGGCCGTGCTTCGAGCCCTACATGGACGAGCGCCGCGACGTCGAACTCGCCATGGACGAGCTGGAGGTGACGCGCAACGTCGTCTCCCGCAACCGGGCGCTGTCCGAGGCCGTGCTCGCCCAGGCCGAACGGGCCTCCGCCCGGCTCCTGGAGATCCTCGGCGCCGGCAGCGACGTGCCCTCCGCCCGTCGGCTGCCCGTCGACGCGGTCGAGGACCTGGTCGGCGAGCGGTACGCCGACGTGGTCGCCGTCCACCCCGACCGGGTGCGGCTGCTGCGCCAGTTCCCCGCCGAGGACATCTTCGGCTCCGCCCGCCGGCTCGACGCCGTAGGCATCGGGCTCAACCTGCTGGTGCAGAACTTCTCCGGCCGGCGGCTGGTCCGGCTCGCCGAGTCCGGCACCCGGGTGCGGCTGCTGTTCCTCAACCCGGCCTCCAGCGCGGTCAAGCGCCGCGAACGCGAACTGGGGATGAAACGGGGTGAACTGGGGCGCTCGGTGGAGATGAACATCCTGCACATGCGGCGCGTGCGCTCCCGGCTGCGCGACCCCGACGCCTTCCAGATCCAGGTCTACGACGACACCCCCCGCTTCTCCGCCTACCTGGTCGACGGGGACGGCTCCGACGGCATCGCGGTGGTGCAGTCCTATCTGCGGGGCGCCCGCGGCATGGAGACCCCGGTGATGGTGCTGCGCGGTGCCGGCCGGGTGGTGAAGGCGGACGACGTGATGGACGCCGGGCTCTTCCCCACCTACCGGGAGGAGTTCGAGACCTCCTGGGCGGACTCGCGGCCGGTCTCCTGAGGTGCCCCGATGCGCCCCCCGATGTGCCTCGACGCGCCCTGCGAGGCACATCGGAGGTGCCCCCGAGTGCCTTTGTGGTGCCCCCTGAGAGGGTCCCCGGAGGGCAGGGTTCGCGGGGTCCCGCCGGGGCCGCTGAGCGGAATCCCCTGTTCGGATTGTCAGTGGCGCATGCGAAGGTGATGACCACTGGGGGAACGCACCACCACGAAGGGGGACCGTCATGGCCTGGCACCGGGAGCTGCTGGTCGGCTTCGACCTGGAGACGACGGGCACGGACCCGTACGAGGCACGCATCGTCACCGGGGCGGTGATCGAGGTCAGGGACGGGGAACGCCAAGGACACCGGCAGTGGCTGGCCGACCCGGGCGTGGAGATCCCCGAGGACGCCATCGCCGTGCACGGCATCACCAATGAACGCGCGGCGGCCGAGGGCTCCCCTCCGGACCGGGTGGCGGACGCGATCGCCGAGGTCCTGACCGGGTACTGGCGCGCGGGCGTGCCCGTCGTCGCCTACAACGCGGCGTTCGACCTCACCCTGCTCAGCGCGGAACTGCGGCGCCACGGGCTGCCGTCGCTGCGCGAGCGGCTGGACGGCGCGGACCCGGCGCCCGTCGTCGACCCCTACACCGTCGACCGGCGGGTGGAGCGCTACCGGCGCGGAAAGCGGAACCTTGAGGCGGTCTGCGGGGAGTACGGCGTCGTGCTCGGCACCGCGCACGACGCGACGGCGGACGCGGTGGCCGCGGCGCGGCTGACGACCGCGATAGCCGACCGCCACCCGAAGATCGCGTCCCTCACCCCGGCGGAGCTGCACGCCCGTCAGATCGAGTGGTACGCGGACTGGGCGGCGGACTTCCAGGCGTTCCTGCGCCGCAAGGGCGCCGACGACGCGGTCGTCGACGGCCGCTGGCCCCTCCGGGAACCGGCGGAGGAAACGGTGCGCGGGGGCGCCTCCTAGCCCGACACCGAGGGCTCGCCATGCCCTGTGAGGGACGGGCTGTGTCGGCTGTGCGGCTCCGCCGCGTGGGCGCGAGCAAAGGGGCGCGGAGAACTGCGCGACCAGCCACAGCGCACCCGCCCACGTACCCCACCCACCCGAGCACTCCCGCGCACTCTCCCGCCCCCGGCTGCCTCTCCCGGGGTGCAAGGGGCGGAGCCCCTTGCAGATACGGGAAGGGCAGGGGCGGCGGGAGATCTCAGAACGGATACCACCGCACCTCCGGGTCACCGTCGCGCAGCGACCGCACCCGGCGCTCGAACTCGGCGAGAGCCGCGTCGCCGGCCGGCGCATGCTGCGCCACCCACGCGCAGCTCGCCGTCTCCCGCGCCCCGCGCAGCACCGCGCACCCCTCCCACTCCCGCACATCCCACCCGTACTCCCGGGTGAAGGCGTCGTAGGCCTCGTTCCCGAGCCCGTACCGGTCGCGCGAGAGTGCCATCACCACCAGGTCGTGCTCCCGCAGATCGGAGGAGAACGTCTCCAGGTCCACCAGCACCGGGCCGTCCGGGCCCACGTGCACATTGCGCGGCAGCGCGTCCCCGTGGATCGGCCCCGGCGGCAGGTGCGGGACGAGCGCGGCCGCGGCCGCCGCGAAGCCGTCCCGGCGCTCCCGCAGATACGCCGCGTCCTCCGGGTCGATCGCGTCCCCCGCGAGCCGCAGCCACCGCTCCACCCCGCCCAGCAGCTCCCGGCGCGGCAGCGCGAGGCCGGGGTCGGGCAGGGCGTGCACCTGCCGCAGCAGTGCGGCGAGATCGCGCGGTCCGGCCGGCCGGACCGCGTCCGGCAGCCGGTGCCACACGGTCACCGGGTGTCCCTCGACCAGCAGCGGCTCGGGCACGGCCGCCCGCACCGCGGGAACGCCCGCCTCGGCCAGCCACCCGGCGACGGCCAGTTCGCGGCGGGCCCGCGCGGGCAGGTCCGCGTCGTCCCGGCCGACCTTGACGACCAGGTCGCCGGTGTCGAACACCGCGTTCTCGCCGAGGGCGAGAAGCCGCGCCTCCCGGGCCGCCCGTCCCCCACCGGGCACCACGTCCGCCTCCGCGAGTACCTCGCGTGCCCGGGCCTCGTCCATCGTCCGCCTCCGCCTTCCGTGATCCCCGTGACTGGATCTCCGCGATCGATCCTCGCGATCGGATCTCCGTGATCGTTCACGCGTCGGAAAGTGTCGCACTCACGGCGACCGAGGGAATTTCACGGGGGCCGGTTCCACGCGTGCGGTGAAAGACCGGCGCACTTCACGTCACGGGCGGATCACTTGATAACGCTCGGATAACGCGGGGCTCGCCTGGCATGGCCGTCGACCCTTCTCACCCCTTGGACCGTTACCCCCCGCAGAAGGTTGTGCTCCCCGGATGTTGCTCTCTTGGTAAGAGCCTTCTTAACGTGGGATGAACTCCAATCGAAGCCAGGGAGTTGGCCCATGCCATCGAAACACCGGGACGTGCCCGACCTCGCCGAGGTGCGCCGTCTCGTCCAGAAGAAGCGCGACGCGTGGTGGACCGTGCTCCTCGTCGACCCGGTCGCCACACCCCTTGTGCGGCTGGTCGCGAAGCGCACGCGCATCACACCGAACCAGATCACCTGGGGCGCGCTGCTGCTCGGCCTCGTCGCGGCGGGCTGCTTCTGGCAGGGGGACTGGCAGTGGCTGATCATCGGCGCCGTCGTCTACCACGTCAGCTTCATCCTGGACTGCATGGACGGCAAGGTCGCCCGGCTCACCGGCCAGGGTTCGGTCTTCGGCGCCTGGCTCGACTACATCTTCGACCGGGTCCGCGTCATGGCCTGTGCCGTCGCCCTGATGGCCGGTCAGTACCACCGCACCGATGACACGCTGTACATCTGGCTCGCCGCCGTGGTGATCTTCCTCGACGGGCTGAGGTACCTCAACTCGCTCGAGATCTTCAAGACCCGGCACAGCATGCGCAAGCAGATCAAGGCCCGCCTGCGCGCGGCCCGCCGTGCCGAGAACGCCTCCCAGGTCGCCTTCATGGAGGACCTGCTGCGGGACAACCCGTCGGCGGACATCGAGCAGGACCTGCGCCGCGCCGCCGAGGAGGGCACCCGTGCCCTGACCGCCGAGGACGGCGGGCTGCTGTCCGAGGCGCAGGGCGCCGCGCTGCTGGCCGAGGCCGAGGTGCGGGAGGGCGGGCCGACGA carries:
- a CDS encoding SAV2148 family HEPN domain-containing protein encodes the protein MGSGGLELPPGDEGHEERGGNSADVPPGAVSLARPMERGSIGPELDWNADAWHEVRTRAQRAGRAYIWLNLVEQRLRAVVAAVLRPIYEPVHGDDWVVAAAGPAGQEWVQRAVAVREVSRRKGYLLDPADDNVLSFLTLPQLRELMVQHWPCFEPYMDERRDVELAMDELEVTRNVVSRNRALSEAVLAQAERASARLLEILGAGSDVPSARRLPVDAVEDLVGERYADVVAVHPDRVRLLRQFPAEDIFGSARRLDAVGIGLNLLVQNFSGRRLVRLAESGTRVRLLFLNPASSAVKRRERELGMKRGELGRSVEMNILHMRRVRSRLRDPDAFQIQVYDDTPRFSAYLVDGDGSDGIAVVQSYLRGARGMETPVMVLRGAGRVVKADDVMDAGLFPTYREEFETSWADSRPVS
- a CDS encoding phosphotransferase enzyme family protein; amino-acid sequence: MDEARAREVLAEADVVPGGGRAAREARLLALGENAVFDTGDLVVKVGRDDADLPARARRELAVAGWLAEAGVPAVRAAVPEPLLVEGHPVTVWHRLPDAVRPAGPRDLAALLRQVHALPDPGLALPRRELLGGVERWLRLAGDAIDPEDAAYLRERRDGFAAAAAALVPHLPPGPIHGDALPRNVHVGPDGPVLVDLETFSSDLREHDLVVMALSRDRYGLGNEAYDAFTREYGWDVREWEGCAVLRGARETASCAWVAQHAPAGDAALAEFERRVRSLRDGDPEVRWYPF
- a CDS encoding Tat pathway signal sequence domain protein; the protein is MRRKVHRHLGKVVAGAAIAVAGTAAMLAVTLPGSAGASGNGNGNGSGTASGSAARAGAAGDAAAVPPGVVEEPPAVGKKGVGSDPLTDDETARVVKIAAGPQALARTENVEGDKGPERLSVALAEPDEDELDVTSAPRRADVTYYDYKNDTLVTKTVNLDTGKVEDTGTQHGVQPPLSHDETVEAARLLIADPLGAGLRADYKDATGKKLASPDQLRLDSMVYRASSGAQPAALDKCGEHRCVRLFPKVKNGPWIDSRDLIIDLSARKVAKLH
- a CDS encoding 3'-5' exonuclease, whose translation is MAWHRELLVGFDLETTGTDPYEARIVTGAVIEVRDGERQGHRQWLADPGVEIPEDAIAVHGITNERAAAEGSPPDRVADAIAEVLTGYWRAGVPVVAYNAAFDLTLLSAELRRHGLPSLRERLDGADPAPVVDPYTVDRRVERYRRGKRNLEAVCGEYGVVLGTAHDATADAVAAARLTTAIADRHPKIASLTPAELHARQIEWYADWAADFQAFLRRKGADDAVVDGRWPLREPAEETVRGGAS
- a CDS encoding copper amine oxidase, with translation MRVNRISGARRRAAVGLSVAALAAGWTSAAGPASAEPAAQPKAAPAAAEPDCSAAYRIEQKLSTGTTWRMCWSYEAEAGLVLSDVSYQPPGESAPIKVLSTAKLAQIHVPYDNGSAEYSDLTGAGFGQGLMEMAPGECPGGTIKSVKVPEAWDPEHENVKGLCTTTRARGHAYRMEADTGNKVFQEQGKDLLVYTVNQTGWYEYITEWRFQDDGTIHMNVGATGTLAPGDYNATDGRGWPLGKGARAYATSHSHNVFWRLNFALDGSSKAKVEQYDSKVTAAANGNEGPTNKTTRTKVTKELAGDAANMRWWRVVSESGKNKDQHARSYEIVPGPSAKYPGRSYTKHDIYFTQYKKCEQFASDNLRNCGSGAGKSVDKWANGETLKHPVVWVNVGFHHIARDEDQQPMPVHWQGFSLAPRDVTAMNPLTPAELADQNGDYDSGS
- a CDS encoding CDP-alcohol phosphatidyltransferase family protein — translated: MPSKHRDVPDLAEVRRLVQKKRDAWWTVLLVDPVATPLVRLVAKRTRITPNQITWGALLLGLVAAGCFWQGDWQWLIIGAVVYHVSFILDCMDGKVARLTGQGSVFGAWLDYIFDRVRVMACAVALMAGQYHRTDDTLYIWLAAVVIFLDGLRYLNSLEIFKTRHSMRKQIKARLRAARRAENASQVAFMEDLLRDNPSADIEQDLRRAAEEGTRALTAEDGGLLSEAQGAALLAEAEVREGGPTTATGTSVPAADAGQDTVGAHIPAPRAAEGAEAPGAEGAGTGDGAATAEGAAESTGGKGLPRNARVIDLHQEFRHRFPAYLRFRSFLLRHRIRTHLISGIEFQMGVFIVGPLINAVIPTTIVAGALLLVFELAIVYKLLLSTRDFARTIDSFDREAAARAAAAAEEAAALGVTVPGEGSADATAQGAATQGV